DNA from Bos indicus isolate NIAB-ARS_2022 breed Sahiwal x Tharparkar chromosome 15, NIAB-ARS_B.indTharparkar_mat_pri_1.0, whole genome shotgun sequence:
CAAGTTTATATGTAGAAGAAAACTTTTAGCAcagtgtttttttatttaataaatttttattgaggtgaaattcacataccattaaattaattattttactcTTTGAAAAGTAAATTCAGGGCTGTGCAAATATCAGCACTATatagttccaaaacatttttgttacctcaaaaggaaatcagtcactCATTGCCCTGGTTTTCTAGCTGCTGTCAATAAATAATTTGCATTCTGATTTAATGAGCTTACCTATTCTGATTATCTTATATGAAAGAAATCATAGAATTCATAACCATTTATGTTGCGCTTTTTCACTTAagatgatgctttcaaatttcatCTCCATAAcagcatataattttaatttattttgattgaagtatagttgatttataaagcTGTATTGATTACTGCTATATGGAAAAGgaattcagttatatgtatgtatacatttcaaaatattcattcccattattatttatcataggatacttcatgtaattctctgtgctatacagcaggaccttgttgcttattcaTTCCATATATaacagtttacatctgctaaaCCCAGCTAAACCCAATCTCCACTCCATCTTTTCCCCCATTTGCTCTCTCCAGAAAACCATACATTTGTAttctgtatctatgaatctatttctcttttgtaaataagttcattttaaccacttttttagattccacatgtaagtgatattgtatgatttgtctttctctgtctgactgacttcactcagtatgaccatCTCTGGGTCCACCTGTGTTGCTGTAAGTGATATTGTTTtgctctttttatggctgaagatTACTccactatatatatgtaccacatctcctttatccatacatctgttgatggacatttagattggtTCTCTTTTGGGTGTTTCCCAGAAGTATGTAAAatagtcttggctattgtgaatagtgctgctaagaACACATTGGTGCCTGTATCTTCTTGGATGTGAGTTTTATGTGGATATATGACCAGGCATtggattgctggataatatggtaattttatttctagttttctgaagAGCATCCATACTGTTTCTCAtgatggctgtaccagtttatattcccaccaacaatgcagggGAGTTctctttttccacatcctctacAGCATTTACATAACCATATATATTAGTACTTCATTTTATATGAATGATTAATAACTccttgtatacatatatatatatatatatatatatatatatatagttttaacaTTCAATAGATGAAGTGTTCTTTCTAGCTTTTTTctagtagtgctgctatgaatatgaaTGTACAAGTTCTTTTTTCATACAAGCTTTCCAATATTTTAGGTAGACACTTCAGTGTTGAATTCTTGAGTTACACAGCAAATGTGTCTTTCTAATTGCcagaactgttttccatagctcttgcatgattttatatttctaatgCAATGTACTAGGATCCCGATACATTAAAATCACCAACACTTGCTAATTTCATTTTACCAAAAAACGAAAAAATCCTTTTAGGGGAAATAGTGGTCTcttttgcagttttgatttgaatttgtttaatgaaaaacaatgttgagcatcttttcatatgcttgtaggccttgtacatcttctttagagaaataccTATTCAAGTTATTTGTCCACTGAAGAGGATATAAAATGCATTAGGACGCAAATGCACAAATGGCTGAAGTAAATCCTGTGCTATCAGAAGCTATATAAATTGTACCTGGATTCAATTCCCTAATTAAATAGAAAGGATTGTCAGATATTTGATTTAATTGTGTCTATTCATCTTTGTCTGGAAAAATAATGCATATTCCACTTGCACATCTCTTGAATTTCTTGAAGTAATGAGAATCAATGTGTTATTCTGCTTTAAATGAAGATCTTTCTTGACAACTAAGATTACAAGTATTAGCTTTAGTACTTTTTTTGAAGTTTCATTTTTCACCACAAATTCCTTATGCTAACTGAAAAACTGCCAGTATCAGTGTCCTTATCTCTTTTGCCATTTCAAAATCTTAGAGAATAGGATGGatatatatttggaaaatgaGCACCTTTTCCATATTAATTGCTCTTGTTGTCCAGCTTAAGAAACTTATATAAGCCCTGACTGACCTTGTTCTTGAGTGCATATACTGAGCACTTTTCACGTGCTTGTTGGCAATAGTACATCTTCTTGAGAGAAATGTCGTTTTAAGtccttgatcttttaaaaaaatataatgacaCACCATAAATCCAATAGACAAATGGTAGGAGGAAGTGCTACCTTATCAGTAATTATATGAAATGTACATGGTTTTAAGGCtctaattaaaaagaatagaatggtAGATATATGATTTAACCACATCGTCTGGAAGTTTTAGCCAGGGCAACtaggtaagaaaataaaatatttactctgcttctctttcctttggATTTTTGAATCATCATCATTTTGGATAACAAAGAAATTTCTTGAAAAACATGGTTCTGAATATTAGTTTTACTGCTTTTTTGGAAGCATCATTAGTTGCAATAGACTACTTAAATCAACCAAAAAATATCAATGTTTCTTAGTTCTTCTTACATCTACAACCCTAGGAGgatataatggatatatatgtGGGGATATTACAAAGGTGAGCATCCTCTCAGCTTAAGGAACTTATATAAGCCATGTCTCAGGTCCTTGTTCTTGAGTGCATAGACCatggggttgagggcaggaggaatgACATTTTCAAGTACACTGAGTAGAACTGGGATGAGGGGAACTGTCTTTGTTGCACCATGGGTGACAGAAAGGACAATAAGAATTGTATAGAAAAAAAGGATTAGGATAAAGTGGGAAGTGTGAGTGCTTAAGGCCTTGGATGCAGCTTCTGCTGAGTTCAGTTTCAGCACAGAGTGAAGAATTAGAACACAGGATATAATAATCAAACCCAAGTCACTTCCCATGAGTGTCCAGGCCAGAAGTAACTGATAGACACTGTTGATTCTCTTGTCATCACAGGATAGGCTAGCGACTCCAAGAGTAGAACACAGACAGTGCTTGATTTGGTTTTTTGAGCAGTAGTGTCTTTGAGCAGCCAACACAGGCACAGGGATAGAAGACAGACTGTTTCTGAGTGTCATGAACACAGTGGCTTTGACCACAAAAGATTCGTTGATTATTGATGGATAGCGTAGTGGTCGACGAATGGCTACATATCTATCTATAGCCATGCAGACAAAGATGCCTGATTCCATAAGCATAAATGTATGTATGACATACATTTGCAGAAAGCACTCAGGGAGACTGATAGACTTAGCATTGAACCACAAGATCGCCAAAATCTTGGGCATGATGTTGGTAGCCATGCCCATATCTACCACGGCCAGGATGCCTAGGAAATGGTACATGGGCTGGTGCAGTGTTGCCTCCTTGCTGATGATGATCAGGATAAGGATGTTGGCACTGAGAGCTAAGAGGTAGAGCAGAGCCAGGGGCAGGGATAGCCAGTGTTGCCAGCTGTGAATGCCTGGGAATCCCAACAGAATGAACTCAGAGACCTGGAACTTTGAGCTGTTGGAATCTCTGAGATCCTAGAACATCTACACTAAGAGGAAAAATATGCAAGGTTACAATTCTTAATAATTTCCCTGACAGTGTTTGAAAAGGAGTTACTCAGGTTCATGATATtcttggtggtagtggtggtacAGAGTCATTGTCTTTACTGTTCTCATCCCAGCACTAATATGTATTGGATATTTCTAGTTAAACAGGAACTTTTGTAACACTAGTTAATCAAAACACAAACTTCATACCATAAGGCAGTTCATATTGGTTTGTCCTTCTcaagactgaggggaaaaaattagtgaaaattGGAACTTCGGTCACTATCTTCAGCCTGGAGACTATGGAATTTGGACAAAATGAAAGCCCTCTAATTTCACAGCCTGGCATCTTAAAGTTGGTTTTACTAAAGTGTTGGATTATTAGAGacttaatattaatatatagtatgAGTATAAAGATTTTTGAGTACAGAGATATTTAGGTAACATTACATTATATGATATTGATAATAACTTTTTTCTAGGTCATGAGATTTTGTGAAATAATCATGAGTATTATtcactttaattaaaatatatgaagtaatTTATCATATACTTGTTTTAGTGAGTAAACTGATATCAATATTGCTAATGACCTATATGAAATCATGtaacaaaaggagagaaaaataattgaGGTATCTCAGCATAATGTAAAAGCAACTGTTTCTGGTTTTCAGTAATTTTCCTCTACTTGACATAGTTTCGGTTTTTGGAGCACTCCAGATAGTCATACTATAAACAGTAAAACAGATAATTAAAACTTAGCTTCAGAAAAATTGTTTGAAATGAATTACTCGATTAAATTACTTTGTATCtatcaaatatttttgtttaatcatttgttcattttaatcTAAAAACTGAGATTTGCATAATCTGTTTCTCCTAAATATTTGCTACTTATTTGTTTCCTTTCAATAGTTTAAATATTTAGCATGTATTATTAggatatataattttgaaaaactctGTGGTTGGTAATTGTAGTATCTACAGAAAAACAATAAGGATACACACACCTGATGAATATACTCATCTCAAAAGAAGTGATGATATTCAATTATacttataacaaaataaaaaatggtagACTACAGAAGATACATATGTATGCAAATATACTTATTCTGCTTcatatatgttattttaataacctctaaatttcaatattttattttatagttttcattgtttttattattaacattggAACTATTTATCAAATGTCATACATTCTTTGACTATTAATTCACACTTAATAAAGAGTCTTTGGAAAACTGATTTGAAACTGCAGATGATGAGTGGATATCATTACATGGTAGGATCTACTTTGTGTGCTCCTGTACGGTCCTCTTTGCTTCACTGTTGACCTTCCTGGTTCATAGGTCCCCCTCGTCCACCCAGGGACTTCCACATTTTTGAGAAAAGAGAGGTACAGATATAAGTAGAAATGAAACTAAGTAAAAGTTTGGAAGAGATCCAGAGAATTCTCAAAGAGGAATAGACAAATGATGTTACATCTAATGCATGGTTAGAATTCTGCTATATcagtgtctttctttcttctgtagtCCTTTGCTTTTCTACTCACTTTCACCAATATTTTTAGCTTTGTAATTTTGCAATATTATATTCTATTTTGTGCCCAACCACAACCAAATCCAACTTCAAACATCACATTCTTTAAGAATAGTCAGCTGTGAactttcatggtggctcagtggtagagaaaccacctgccaatgcaggggacacgggttcaatccctgatccgggaagatcccccatgctgtggagcagctaagcctctgtgccacaactgctgagcctgtgctctagagcccatgctctaagACAACAAGAGGCAATGAGAAACCGGAGCACTGCATCTAGAGAGCAGCCCtgctcatcgcaactagagaaaaacccttgtagcaatgaagatccagtagacccaaaaataaataaaaattagaaaaaagaatactCAGCTCTCTGTCAGAGGAGACAGGGAGCCATCCTTTGAATTTTCTTAATATAACTGCAAAAGATGTAGGCATTGTAGGTATGGTGTATATCTGGCAGTAGATTGAAATACATTTCTCATTTCACATCATAATATTATAACTGTATCAATAACATGAATTCACCAGATTTTAGCCAATCTGAGTGCGTAGACATATGTATTTATGTTAATATTTGCATTGTCTGTGAAGACAATGTGCACATATttgatatcaataaatatttttgagtgaatgaagacgttaatgaataaatgattcagattttttaagactttaagaACTATTACActgtattttaaacattatttttggaAGGTATAAGAGGAAACATCAGAAGAAAGAACTATACTATTTCATAATTCAACAGAAAACTtaaattcctaaaataaaaaaatattccccactgcaaaagtgaaagtgaagtcactcagtcatgcccaactctttgcaaccccatggacagtagcctgcaccaagctcctccgtccatgggattttcaaggcaagaatactggagtgggttgccatttccttctctagggaatcttcccaacccagggattgaacccaggtctcttgcagtgtagacagactctttaccttctgaaccaccagggaagtccccactgcaaagtagattaaaaaaaaaaaaaatcaaaggagcaTGGAACAAAATAAGTCAACAGTCAAAACAAGTATGTTAGATTTGGAAATTAAGTTCAGTCAGTTAGACAATGCTACATGTTGACCATATTTTACATTGATTATATGCAAGtgtttatgtaataaaatatatatatataaatatatatatatatatatatatatatatatatatgtatgtatatgtatgaaccTCCATGATTAGCcccggtgactcagtgataaagggcctgcctgctaatgcaggagatgtgggttccattcctgagttgggaaaaaacctggagaaggaaatgacaaccacttcagtattctgggagatcctatgggcagaggagcctggaaggctaggtccatgaggtcaccaagaagttggacatgacttatgcaataaaatatataaatatgaatcacCAAAAGAGACTGCAAAGAAAACAGTAAACGAAAATGCACAAAatatttggaaggaaaagttatacTAATACACCAAATGCATACTCCCAAATAAGGAAGATATAAAAGCCAAATTAGAAACTCAAACAAGTATATGGATTAAGATCACCTtcataaaaggaaatggcaacccattgcagtatccttgtctggaaaattccatggacagaggagcttggcaggctacagtccatggaatcacaagagtcagacatgactgagtgactaacactttaactttcataaaATAATAGATGACACATTTTACACACAGTAATTAAATCTTAGTGCACAAAATTGTTTCATTCCCATGTTCCTTGTGATTGGCCACAggcaaaataatagaatatactGAAATTATCACGTTCACTCGATCAATGTAAAAGTTGGGAATTTAAAGCAATCACAAATTATTAACTGATCGTCAATATCCTGTTTAACAGCACTCGTCTGGACTTAAGCTAACAGTTGCAAGGCTAACAAGTCTTGGAATTTTCATTATTGACAAAGATTAACATGAGTTTACCGTATAAGAATGTGTTTCCATACACACCGAAATTGTCATCAGGTTTCTTTCTCATAAGGCTTGTAAATCTGTTCCTAATTTTGTATACCATTATACTTtccacatttcttttaaatttttcaataagaaacaaaactaataactcatatgtgtataattatatatatttaactaatTACTTTATAACAAGATAAACTTTGAAATGTAGTCATAAATAATTCACTTGTGTATACAGATTTTCAAAATTGCTGAAAAAATAGGATCTTTATGCATTTCTTCCTCTCAAAACATTTAAACGATTACTGTTAACTCTATGTGTAAGTGTAACAAAAGCAGGTTGAGAAATTAGCATAGAAACTGATAAATTGAGAATAGCAACTATATCTCTGAGGTTGCTTATGATCTATTCTTAAGGATATAGGTTCTAAATATGAAATAAGTATCCTATTTATATCCTTCATGGTTTTTTGTTAGGTCTAAGCTTGATTACTAAAActggttttattttacattaaagtTTAGGTACCATTTGCAATATATTTGTAAAACTCCCTAGTTAATGATCCAAGCTCACATCAAATATTGTACATCAAATATTGTAATATCAACCATACTTATATTAGATGTTTTCCAaacaaaatttgaattatttccatACATTATAGCTTAATTTTCTGCAAGTAAAATGGGCTTATATTATTCTATGGGAGACTAGTGTATCAAAGTTGTTAAATTAACACAAGAATATGACTACTTATTTATACGTACAATTATCATAGTcctcgtgcatgctaagtcacttcagtggtgtccaactccttgcagccccattatagcctgccaggctcctttgtctatgggattctccaagaatgctgaagtgggttgccaggccctcctccaggggatcctccccacccagggatccccACCCACTTCagggtctcctgtggctcctgaattgaaggtggattctttaccactgagccacccaggaagctcaATTATCATAGTACATGTTGAGAATTCCCATTTCTAAACTCCATAGAAAATGTTTgtttcttcactgctgctgctgctgctgcttctgctgctgcttctgctgctgctaagtcgcttcagtcgtgttcgactctgtgcgaccccatagacggcagcccaacaggctcccctgtccctgggattcttcaggcaagaacactggaatgggttgccatttccttctccaatgaatgaaagtgaaaagtgaaaagtgaaagtgaagtcgctctgttgtgttcgactctttgtgaccccatgggctgtagcctactaggctcctcagtccatggaatttttcaggcaagagtactggagtggggtgccatttctttctccaggggatattcccaacccaaggatcgaaccctggtctcctgcattgcaggcagacgctttactgtctgagccaccaggaaagtggattgccagttccttctccccgggatcttcctgacccagggatcaaactcatgtctcttgttgtactgtagtcagattctttacctactgagctttGGGAGAAGCCCCAGTCTGGACGAAATGCAGTCACAAATAAATGTctctagaaataaagaaaataaatcagataCTTACTCTGAGAGCAGAGGGGGGATAGGTGAAGAGCAGATACGTTGTGACCATGATCAAGAActattctcttgctatttccctATCTCTTCTAGTCATGTGGATGATTAATATCTAACATCCACCACAATCGAATCAAAGGATACTATTTGCTTAGAATAAGTATTCATAATAATCATGGAAAGTTACACTGTATTGCAACCTGAGAattggagaaataaatattttgccaTGAAAATCCAGCATTTCATAATATTCTTCTCTTCAAATGAGTAGGTGGAATCACACCTGAAGTTATGTAGATATGATAATCAATTCGTATACATTCAAAAGCTCTTTCCACATTTTTcactgcctctgtgtgtgtgtgtgtgtgtgtgtgtgtgctctctgtgtgtgtgtgtgtgtgtgtgtgctcagtcatgtctgactcgtggcaacctgatggactgtagccctccaggctcctctgtccatggaattttccaagcaagaaatactggagtgggttgccatttccttctccaggggatcttccgtaCCCAGGAGTCCAATCTGcaactcttgagtctcctgcattagcaggcagattctttaccacttgtaccACCTGGAAAGACACTTTCACTACctgcacagtttaaaaaaaaaaatctgcctccacTCTCACTTTTCCATGTCCTTTATTACCTTAGCTTCTGGATAGCAAAATGATGAGCTGAATGCAATCTGGTCCAAGTGTTCAGGATTCTGCACCCCCCACCAAAAGAAATCATGGATCTACCATATATGTACATTCACAGTCCTCAAATTCTAAATCCCGTGATATTTGTACTGTTGAACTGAATATATTTAGAATGTGATATATATCCCAAGAGGGTATTGCAAAGCACTTGAAATACAGGTGCTGGTATGGGaattctattggagaaggaagagTGGGAGTTTCCACCCACAGTCTATGAGATAACGCATGAAGAACAAATTTATCTGAACATGTCTAATCTGTGTGCTTGAATGTGAGGAATGTATACAGGAGAATGAGAATGAATGTAacctaattttaataaatattaaagatttaCTATTTATTAAAGAGTTCTGCTTGTTTCCTTGTGTGAATGTTCAGAAGGTtttaatcacacacacactcctatccTTTTatcctttcagttttctttcaagTGAGGAAGATGATGAATATTGAAGAACTTCAATCAATAGTTCAGACTAATTATACTAGTAATATTTTGATGCCCACGTTTTGGGATAATAATGACGATGGTGATACTATAAAACATAATAATGATACACAACTGATTCTGGTTGTTTTCATTAATTAGATATTAAAATTGATTCTTATATTTCTTATTAATTGGAAAAAATGATTTTAGAAGTAGATAAATCAAACCCTTTAATTTCTATAATCTAGAGGTAACGGTTGATAGATTGtctaatatacattttatatatacatatttaattaaaatttgaataataCCATACTGAAACATAAATTCTACAATTTTAAATTGCTGCTATgtgataaataatttaaatgattttaactatacatatatagatatatatatagagagatatatttagagagaaagacagagatggaGTAATGCTTttatactaaaatataaaaatgttaaatcattTTTGATTGAAGTGAAATTCACATGCTATAAAATAACTACttaaatcacttaaaaatatgCAATTGATTACCTTTTagtacatttaaaatgttgatcAAACATCAGTACTatataatttcagaacatttccatTGTTACAAAGGAACAATGTATATCTGTAGCCATTTATCAGTCACTTCTTGGCCTGTCCATCTGGTTCTTGCCAAAACAAATTTGCCTTTTGGTTTAATGATTACCTATTTTGGAGATTTCATGTAATTTAAGTCAGACAACATGTAGCCATTTTtgtcttactttttaaatttagcatagtgttttcaaATTTCATATATGTAATAGCATGTACCAGCATTTCATCATTTTATGAGTGCATAAAAATGCCTGATTCTGtttattctgtttattcattctactGATATTCATTGATACTTAgcttctttctactttttaaatttaataccgACAGGATAAATGTTTGTGTATAAGTTGTTTTTACATTTGTGTCCAATTGTCTGGTTATAACCTTAAGGGTTGATTTTCTGAATCATATAGTAACTGTGTTCAAAACAAGTaactgctaaactgttttccacagctcCTGTGTGATTTTTTACATACCCTGCAGCAATGTACAATAACTCTAATGTTTCCACgctcctatggacggaggagcctggtaggctgaggtccatggggttgcagggaatcggacacgactgagcgacttctttcactttttactttcatgcattggagaaggaaatgataacccactccagtgttcttgtctggagaatcccagggacgggggagcctggtgggttgctgtctatggggtcgcacagagtcggacacaactgaagcgacttagcagcagcatcagcaaccAGTATCTGCACTATTTATGAAAAGAGCTTTTTAGGTTATACATTAttatctttgtggttttgatgtgaaTTTAGTTATATTgaaatcttttcatgtatttgttggccatcccacatcttctttagagaaatctCTGTTTGAGgtctttttctatttataaagatataaaacaCATTATTAAACACACAAAGGCCTGGAATAACATTTTAAGTAACACGtacctatatattaaaaaaaaaacaccttttttgtCAAATACATGAACATTTGTGAAATACTCAtgaatatcatttaatttttgttaaaatatgtgAGGTAGgttagtatataatttttttgtgaGAAAGCTGACTTCTGCAAATACTGATAAGCTATTTAATGccaagtgacagcagcagcagcaactatgaAAGATACAAATATGGTTGggaaatttgtatttttgaatCCAGTTGATTCTGGTTTTAAGCAACTTTCCCTTATTTGGacagagtttttctttttggaggagCCCAGACAGTCACactatactcaataaagcagacatcaaaatataaaacaaggaaGCTGAGATAAATGTTTTGACAGATGACTTGCTAAAATCACTGACACCATATCGAAGGCATACTTGATTtcatcttttattaatattttaacttaaaaactgaacaaagaatatttttttatcttttttctagctgtttgttatcttttctttgaatttttaaaatattaaatacaaaataaactcaaaatggattaaagatctaaacataagaccagaaactataaaactcctagaggagaacataggcaaaacactctccgacatacatcacagcaggatcctctatgacccacctcccagaatatcagaaataaaagcaaaaataaacaaa
Protein-coding regions in this window:
- the LOC109568885 gene encoding putative olfactory receptor 56B2 codes for the protein MVLNLRWPEPEKRLDQAADATHSWGGVWVDSLSPPLLFGLVGIYHASPSCFVFRVHHESAISGVPCVSSGELISGCDPPGRCQPSRIPERCVIVLKDLRDSNSSKFQVSEFILLGFPGIHSWQHWLSLPLALLYLLALSANILILIIISKEATLHQPMYHFLGILAVVDMGMATNIMPKILAILWFNAKSISLPECFLQMYVIHTFMLMESGIFVCMAIDRYVAIRRPLRYPSIINESFVVKATVFMTLRNSLSSIPVPVLAAQRHYCSKNQIKHCLCSTLGVASLSCDDKRINSVYQLLLAWTLMGSDLGLIIISCVLILHSVLKLNSAEAASKALSTHTSHFILILFFYTILIVLSVTHGATKTVPLIPVLLSVLENVIPPALNPMVYALKNKDLRHGLYKFLKLRGCSPL